One Novipirellula caenicola genomic window carries:
- the fusA gene encoding elongation factor G, which translates to MALDISKIRNIGIIAHIDAGKTTVTERMLYLSGAKHRVGRVDHGTTDTDDDPEEQERGITIFSACVKYNWNQYSINLLDTPGHVDFTAEVERCLRVLDGAVTVFSAREGVEAQSETVWRQADKYGVPRIVFINKMDREGANFEAVYNDIGPRLGGRPVAVELPVGQGPPHTSDPFRGVIDLVDLKLLEFDPETEGKTVKETDIPEELLDEAMLWREQMLEVVYELNDEAMMLAMDEKPVPRDMIVATLRQGCIDRAIQPVFCGSALHGIGVQPLMTGVGNYLPSPLDRPPVEGVDPKKPDKVLLRKPDVKEPFCGLVFKILPAKTGDNYWIRVYSGELKQNSRVQCPNRDKKENIAQLWQIHASKKERDGQIDSVGAGDICCVIGPRFAITGDTVCDTKETIELPSIKFAESVLSMAIEPENTGDRKKLEETLDMLRRQDPTFHAVENEELGQTLISGMGELHLEVIQHRLTRDFGLNVKFYKPRVNYRETISSESDVVGQCNRQMGASHMFARLKVRVSALEDSSAPVLVFDRLPPECPLQGNVRAAAIEELRQRAEGGGLIAGFPLSGVKIEAYDAEVHEEGSDEVAFRIAAGDAFDKGLQAAGPVLLEPVMRIEVTTPEDYMGEIVGDLLQRRAIIASTETRGAMTVITAHAPLKELFGYSSAVRSLSQGRAGSSMEPFSYQPAPKEDAESFQY; encoded by the coding sequence ATGGCTCTCGACATATCCAAAATTCGCAACATCGGCATCATCGCGCATATTGATGCGGGCAAAACGACCGTGACCGAACGCATGCTGTATCTCAGCGGCGCGAAGCATCGAGTCGGCCGGGTTGATCATGGAACCACCGACACCGATGACGATCCCGAAGAACAAGAACGTGGGATCACGATTTTCAGTGCGTGTGTGAAATACAACTGGAATCAGTATTCCATCAACTTGCTCGACACCCCCGGGCACGTCGACTTTACCGCCGAAGTCGAACGCTGTCTGCGTGTTCTCGACGGTGCGGTCACCGTGTTCTCGGCACGCGAAGGGGTCGAAGCGCAAAGCGAAACCGTGTGGCGACAAGCCGATAAATACGGCGTCCCGCGAATTGTCTTTATCAACAAGATGGATCGCGAAGGAGCCAATTTTGAAGCGGTCTACAATGACATTGGTCCGCGACTTGGCGGTCGTCCGGTGGCCGTCGAGTTGCCCGTTGGCCAAGGCCCACCGCACACCAGCGATCCGTTCCGTGGCGTGATTGATTTGGTCGATCTGAAGCTGCTCGAATTCGATCCTGAAACCGAAGGCAAAACGGTCAAAGAGACCGACATTCCCGAAGAACTGCTCGACGAAGCGATGCTGTGGCGGGAACAGATGCTCGAAGTTGTTTATGAACTAAACGACGAAGCGATGATGTTGGCGATGGACGAGAAACCCGTGCCACGCGATATGATCGTAGCGACGCTCCGCCAAGGTTGTATCGATCGAGCGATCCAGCCGGTGTTCTGTGGCTCGGCACTGCACGGCATTGGCGTTCAGCCGCTGATGACCGGCGTCGGCAACTACCTGCCCAGCCCACTGGATCGGCCCCCCGTCGAAGGCGTCGATCCCAAGAAGCCCGACAAAGTCCTGTTGCGAAAACCGGATGTGAAGGAGCCGTTTTGTGGGTTGGTGTTCAAGATTTTGCCTGCCAAAACAGGTGACAACTACTGGATCCGCGTCTACAGCGGCGAATTGAAACAGAACTCACGCGTGCAGTGCCCCAATCGGGACAAGAAAGAAAACATTGCTCAGCTATGGCAGATTCACGCAAGCAAGAAGGAGCGTGATGGGCAAATCGATTCGGTGGGCGCCGGCGATATCTGCTGTGTGATCGGGCCTCGGTTTGCCATCACGGGCGATACGGTTTGTGACACGAAAGAAACGATCGAATTGCCGAGCATCAAGTTTGCGGAATCGGTTTTGTCGATGGCGATCGAGCCCGAAAACACAGGCGACCGCAAAAAGTTAGAAGAAACGCTCGACATGCTCCGCCGCCAAGACCCCACGTTCCATGCGGTGGAAAACGAAGAGCTTGGGCAAACGCTGATCAGCGGAATGGGCGAATTGCATCTGGAAGTGATCCAGCATCGTTTGACGCGTGATTTTGGCTTGAACGTCAAATTCTATAAGCCTCGAGTGAATTATCGCGAGACAATCAGCAGCGAATCGGATGTGGTGGGGCAATGCAATCGCCAAATGGGGGCGTCGCACATGTTCGCACGATTGAAGGTCCGCGTCTCGGCGTTAGAGGATAGTTCGGCGCCGGTATTGGTGTTCGATCGATTGCCGCCGGAATGTCCGCTGCAAGGCAACGTTCGCGCTGCGGCCATCGAAGAACTGCGTCAACGTGCCGAGGGCGGCGGTTTGATCGCTGGATTCCCATTGTCAGGCGTCAAAATCGAAGCTTATGACGCCGAGGTCCACGAAGAGGGCAGCGATGAGGTCGCGTTCCGCATCGCAGCGGGGGATGCATTCGACAAAGGCCTGCAGGCTGCAGGTCCCGTGCTGCTTGAACCCGTGATGCGAATCGAAGTCACGACCCCTGAGGATTACATGGGTGAAATCGTCGGCGATTTGCTGCAGCGACGAGCGATCATTGCGTCGACCGAAACACGCGGCGCGATGACCGTGATCACGGCTCACGCGCCGCTCAAGGAACTGTTCGGTTACTCCAGCGCGGTGCGAAGTCTCAGCCAAGGACGTGCTGGCAGCAGTATGGAGCCGTTTAGCTATCAGCCGGCTCCCAAGGAAGACGCCGAGAGTTTCCAATACTAA
- the rpsL gene encoding 30S ribosomal protein S12, with the protein MPTINQLVRKRRKLKKSQSKSPVLEKCPQKQGVCLQVRTMTPKKPNSALRKITRVRLSNGKEVTVYIPGEGHNLQEHSIVLVRGGRVRDLPGVRYQVVRGSRDALGVDGRKQSRSRYGAKK; encoded by the coding sequence ATGCCAACCATCAATCAACTCGTCCGCAAGCGACGTAAGCTGAAGAAAAGCCAAAGCAAGTCGCCTGTGCTCGAAAAGTGCCCACAAAAGCAGGGCGTTTGTTTGCAGGTCCGTACGATGACCCCTAAGAAGCCGAACTCGGCTCTTCGGAAGATCACTCGTGTGCGTTTGAGCAACGGCAAAGAAGTCACCGTCTATATTCCTGGTGAAGGTCACAACCTTCAAGAACACTCGATCGTCTTGGTACGTGGTGGACGTGTTCGTGACTTGCCGGGTGTTCGTTACCAAGTGGTCCGCGGATCGCGTGACGCATTGGGCGTTGATGGCCGCAAGCAATCTCGAAGCCGTTACGGTGCGAAGAAATAG
- a CDS encoding aldo/keto reductase, with the protein MHTRLLPPDGSKVSEIGFGAWAIGGEWGPQNDEDSLQTLHAAIDRGVNFIDTAAGYGDGHSEMLIAKVLRDRSEQIFVATKTPPAAGPWPPSPYCRWQDRYSAAYLRDNLHQRLTNLGVERIDLLQLHTWTRGWNDDPQPLLVLRQLRDEGKINLIGVSTPEHDQDCVVQLMRNGLVDVVQVIFNLFNQDAAAQILPVAAETGTGVIVRVALDEGSLSGKYAGDHVFGEDDFRSRYFAGDRMQRTADRVAEIRADMDALGLSDDYSMADVALKFVLARPEVSTVVAGMRTVKQVHQNTRTSQLRDLPDEAITRLRRHNWRRGIWYAGK; encoded by the coding sequence ATGCATACGCGATTGCTACCCCCCGATGGCTCGAAGGTTTCTGAGATTGGCTTTGGTGCTTGGGCGATTGGGGGAGAGTGGGGACCACAAAACGATGAGGACTCTTTGCAAACGTTGCATGCTGCGATCGATCGCGGAGTCAACTTCATCGATACGGCGGCTGGCTATGGTGACGGCCACAGTGAGATGCTGATCGCCAAGGTGCTTCGGGATCGCAGCGAACAGATTTTTGTTGCGACCAAAACGCCACCCGCAGCGGGGCCCTGGCCGCCAAGTCCTTATTGCCGTTGGCAAGACCGCTACTCGGCAGCCTATTTACGAGACAATCTGCACCAGCGTTTGACGAACCTCGGGGTCGAGCGAATCGATCTGCTGCAGCTGCATACCTGGACGCGCGGCTGGAACGACGATCCTCAACCGTTGTTGGTGCTGCGTCAATTGCGAGACGAGGGCAAGATCAATCTGATCGGCGTCAGCACTCCCGAACACGACCAGGATTGTGTCGTGCAGTTAATGCGAAATGGATTGGTCGACGTCGTTCAGGTGATTTTCAATCTGTTTAACCAGGACGCTGCCGCTCAGATCTTGCCCGTCGCTGCCGAAACCGGCACTGGCGTGATCGTCCGAGTCGCCTTGGACGAAGGGTCGCTGTCGGGCAAATACGCGGGCGATCATGTTTTCGGCGAAGACGATTTTCGCAGTCGATATTTCGCCGGCGACCGGATGCAGCGAACTGCGGATCGCGTCGCAGAGATTCGCGCGGATATGGACGCGTTGGGGTTGTCCGACGATTACTCGATGGCCGATGTGGCACTGAAATTTGTGCTCGCGCGACCCGAGGTGAGCACGGTGGTGGCAGGCATGCGAACGGTCAAGCAGGTCCATCAGAACACGCGAACGAGCCAGCTGCGTGATTTGCCAGACGAGGCGATCACGCGTCTGCGGCGACACAATTGGCGTCGCGGCATTTGGTACGCAGGAAAGTAA
- the rpsG gene encoding 30S ribosomal protein S7 has product MGRITASRTSLKGDPKHGSMLAGKFINCLMLDGKKTTAQRVFYDALEEVGKRNTDAEPIEIFETALENIKPYIEVRSKRVGGASYQVPMQVNRSRQQSLAIRWLLAAVRDKKGRPMHLKLADEVLAAYKKEGVAYTKRENTHRMADANKAFAHFAW; this is encoded by the coding sequence ATGGGACGTATCACAGCTAGCCGCACCTCGCTTAAAGGTGACCCGAAGCACGGATCGATGCTTGCGGGCAAGTTCATCAATTGCTTGATGCTTGATGGTAAAAAGACCACAGCACAGCGAGTTTTCTATGACGCACTCGAAGAAGTAGGCAAGCGTAACACGGACGCCGAGCCCATCGAAATCTTCGAAACCGCTTTGGAAAACATCAAACCCTACATCGAAGTTCGCAGCAAGCGAGTCGGTGGGGCGAGTTACCAGGTGCCGATGCAAGTGAACCGTAGCCGTCAACAAAGTTTGGCGATTCGTTGGTTGCTAGCTGCGGTTCGCGACAAGAAAGGTCGCCCAATGCACTTGAAACTTGCTGACGAAGTTTTGGCGGCGTACAAGAAAGAAGGCGTTGCTTACACCAAGCGTGAAAACACGCACCGCATGGCGGACGCGAACAAGGCATTTGCCCACTTCGCTTGGTAG
- a CDS encoding glycosyltransferase family 2 protein: MPNISPIPRLTIVVPVTEDLQSFETSLISVLEHQPSGCEVIVAHDGTYEDPFELGDEVRFVSADSADLIELISASASEARGRFVHVLSGGFKATEGWVDAALEKFEHHDVAAIAAVVRHEQTGRIVGAGWFDSATRLCQPAGASQTKLSRHEIAKTDGVFVEASFWRRESLRNVCHCYRGSNLLEFSYTSGLALSQAGWRCVTAEQCNLIAEHDHTAWNDASLRRGKRLWAIRQTACKDRSGFRDGMRGMLANLGRPSRLLESIGMMTGGSAMAEMKRRVHIDEVKSIDECEAVLPLPNRSFTASRRAA; encoded by the coding sequence GTGCCAAATATTTCTCCGATCCCGCGGCTTACGATTGTGGTCCCGGTGACGGAAGACCTTCAGTCTTTCGAAACCAGTTTGATCAGTGTTTTAGAACATCAGCCCAGCGGCTGTGAAGTGATTGTTGCTCACGACGGGACTTACGAAGACCCGTTCGAATTGGGTGACGAAGTTCGCTTTGTGTCCGCTGACTCGGCTGATCTGATTGAACTGATCTCCGCAAGCGCTTCGGAAGCCCGCGGGCGATTTGTCCATGTCTTAAGTGGCGGCTTTAAGGCAACAGAAGGATGGGTTGATGCCGCCCTGGAAAAATTCGAACATCACGATGTCGCAGCAATCGCGGCGGTGGTTCGACACGAACAAACAGGACGGATTGTCGGAGCCGGTTGGTTCGACAGTGCAACCCGTCTTTGCCAGCCCGCTGGGGCATCGCAAACGAAATTGAGCCGACACGAGATCGCGAAGACCGATGGCGTCTTTGTCGAAGCCTCGTTCTGGCGACGCGAATCACTGCGAAACGTTTGTCATTGCTATCGCGGCAGCAATTTGCTGGAATTTTCTTACACCAGCGGCTTGGCGTTATCCCAGGCCGGTTGGCGATGCGTGACCGCAGAACAATGTAACTTGATTGCTGAGCATGACCACACCGCATGGAACGACGCATCGCTGCGACGTGGCAAGCGTTTGTGGGCGATTCGCCAAACCGCGTGCAAGGATCGCAGCGGGTTCCGCGACGGAATGCGTGGAATGCTAGCGAATCTTGGCCGACCTTCACGTCTGCTTGAATCGATCGGGATGATGACCGGTGGTTCGGCAATGGCCGAGATGAAACGACGCGTGCATATCGACGAAGTGAAATCGATTGATGAATGTGAAGCGGTCCTGCCGCTTCCCAATCGTTCGTTTACCGCTTCGCGACGCGCTGCGTAA
- a CDS encoding carbon storage regulator, protein MLVLSRKEGEQLLIGDNIVLTINRISANRVAIGIDAPREVRIVRGELDRKEVAPRGSAPMTVIMEEQNVSVAGKPDC, encoded by the coding sequence ATGCTAGTTTTAAGCCGCAAAGAAGGTGAGCAACTCCTAATCGGTGACAACATCGTTTTGACGATCAACCGAATCTCTGCGAATCGAGTGGCCATCGGAATCGACGCCCCACGTGAAGTACGGATCGTTCGTGGTGAGTTGGACCGCAAAGAAGTGGCGCCACGTGGTAGCGCTCCGATGACCGTTATCATGGAAGAGCAAAATGTCTCGGTCGCTGGCAAACCCGATTGCTAG
- a CDS encoding GNAT family N-acetyltransferase — protein MIVTQDSSQNTPSSSENPDNEPPSLLAGVTIRKAMPSDAEAIHALLRPYVAQRLLLARTEAEVIELTRHGFMAVRTDDGKEKCLGFAAVEIYSAKLAELLSLAVHHEYRNIGVGRMLVDHCVQRARELGVMEVMAISSSEEFFKNCGFDYSLPDQKKAFFCQLRPRHPH, from the coding sequence GTGATCGTGACGCAGGATTCTTCGCAAAATACCCCTTCATCGTCGGAGAACCCCGACAACGAGCCCCCTTCGCTGTTGGCGGGGGTGACGATTCGCAAAGCGATGCCAAGCGACGCCGAAGCGATTCACGCGCTGCTTCGGCCGTACGTGGCCCAGCGTTTATTGTTGGCCCGTACCGAAGCCGAAGTGATCGAGTTGACTCGGCATGGATTTATGGCGGTGCGGACCGATGACGGCAAAGAAAAATGCCTCGGCTTTGCCGCCGTGGAAATCTACAGTGCCAAGCTGGCCGAACTGCTCAGTTTGGCGGTGCACCACGAGTACCGAAACATCGGGGTTGGCCGAATGTTAGTCGATCACTGTGTCCAACGCGCCCGCGAGCTCGGGGTGATGGAGGTGATGGCTATCAGTTCCTCCGAAGAATTCTTCAAAAACTGCGGCTTCGATTACTCGCTGCCCGACCAGAAAAAAGCGTTCTTCTGCCAATTGCGTCCGCGCCACCCACACTAA
- the mtnA gene encoding S-methyl-5-thioribose-1-phosphate isomerase, producing MTTQTLAFNDGCLDLIDQTRLPSELVTLRCENVDQTFDAIQRLVVRGAPAIGIAAAYGVCLARRADGTRSRQSYFDAIEHLAKSRPTAVNLFWALDRMKAIVDSVDDDDTLSDRLLREATAIHDEDRQMCRDIGRHGAELLGDCHRVLTHCNAGGLATSMWGTALAPIYHLHDAGHTIEVFADETRPLLQGARLTAWELSQAGVPVTVLTDSMSGSLLRSGQIDAVIVGADRIAANGDAANKIGTYPLAVLARYHRVPFYVAAPSSTFDPALASGDLIPIEQRGRDEVANPHGVKLVPDAANVINPAFDVTPADLITAIITERGTVMEPSREKLANLLGW from the coding sequence ATGACGACACAGACGCTTGCGTTTAACGACGGATGTCTCGATCTGATTGATCAGACTCGACTTCCGTCCGAGTTGGTGACGCTGCGATGCGAGAACGTCGACCAGACGTTTGATGCGATCCAGCGATTGGTCGTTCGCGGAGCTCCCGCGATTGGGATTGCCGCTGCTTATGGGGTCTGTTTGGCGCGTCGAGCCGACGGGACGCGTTCGCGGCAAAGCTACTTTGATGCGATCGAGCATCTTGCCAAAAGCCGTCCTACTGCGGTCAATTTGTTTTGGGCTCTTGATCGTATGAAAGCAATTGTCGATTCGGTTGATGACGATGACACGCTGTCTGATCGCTTGCTGCGTGAAGCCACCGCGATTCATGACGAAGATCGTCAAATGTGCCGTGATATCGGGCGTCACGGTGCCGAATTGCTTGGCGATTGCCACCGTGTGCTAACGCACTGTAACGCCGGAGGTTTGGCGACGTCGATGTGGGGGACGGCGCTCGCCCCGATTTACCATCTGCATGACGCCGGGCACACCATCGAGGTGTTTGCCGACGAAACACGGCCGCTGCTGCAAGGGGCTCGCTTGACCGCATGGGAATTGTCTCAAGCGGGGGTGCCAGTCACGGTGTTGACCGATTCGATGTCGGGAAGCCTGCTACGGTCAGGTCAGATCGACGCGGTGATCGTTGGCGCCGACCGCATTGCTGCCAACGGCGACGCAGCAAACAAGATCGGGACTTACCCCTTAGCCGTACTCGCTCGCTATCACCGCGTTCCGTTTTATGTCGCCGCCCCGTCCAGCACGTTTGATCCGGCACTTGCTAGCGGCGATCTGATCCCGATCGAGCAACGCGGCCGGGATGAGGTCGCCAACCCTCACGGCGTCAAACTCGTCCCCGACGCCGCCAACGTGATCAACCCTGCCTTTGACGTCACGCCAGCCGACTTGATCACCGCGATCATCACCGAGCGGGGAACTGTGATGGAACCTAGCCGCGAAAAACTCGCGAATCTTCTTGGGTGGTGA
- the aroE gene encoding shikimate dehydrogenase: MICVSLGRARHKRMIAEHQFLVEQGAELVELRLDFIGRAVNLKRLIDERPGPVVITCRRREDGGRWMRSEQERLMVLRSAIAAGVEYVDIEADIASQIPRYGDTKRIISYHDFAETPDDLESLAAAMADEDADIVKIASMATSFSDNIRMLNMVKNAKRPTIGICMGEIGMVTRILGERVGSPFTYATYSADKKLAPGQLNWKEMNTLYRYKEINEETELFGVVADPVAHSYSPLIHNTAFYDQGLNARYLPFRVPADDLHIFLQNARNLGVSGISVTIPHKERTLEYCTQAEASANGIGAVNTVIFQGKDNLGYNTDYRAAMDCIEQVLTLRKDVDKPMQGMSVMILGAGGVSRAIAWGLRQRGAEITIASRTFERSNLLATEIGCRVVEWEDRHSQKVNLLVNGTPIGMHPDVDSSPYNASALNQFMVVFDTVYNPESTLLIKHAKKHGCRIITGVDMFVRQAAYQYKLFTGRDAPSQLMRDTIKQATNPVQLN, from the coding sequence ATGATTTGTGTTAGCCTCGGTCGTGCCCGCCACAAGCGGATGATTGCTGAACATCAGTTTCTCGTCGAACAAGGCGCTGAATTAGTCGAGCTGCGGCTGGATTTCATCGGGCGTGCGGTCAACTTGAAGCGTTTGATTGATGAACGCCCCGGTCCTGTGGTGATCACATGTCGTCGCCGCGAGGACGGTGGACGTTGGATGCGTAGCGAGCAGGAACGATTAATGGTGCTCCGAAGTGCCATTGCTGCGGGGGTCGAATACGTCGATATCGAGGCTGACATTGCTTCGCAAATCCCTCGCTACGGCGATACAAAACGGATCATCAGCTACCACGATTTTGCTGAAACCCCCGACGATCTCGAAAGTCTCGCTGCCGCGATGGCGGACGAGGACGCTGATATCGTCAAAATTGCCTCGATGGCCACCAGCTTCTCGGACAACATCCGTATGCTGAATATGGTCAAAAACGCCAAACGTCCGACAATCGGAATTTGCATGGGCGAAATCGGGATGGTGACCCGAATTCTAGGCGAACGCGTTGGGTCGCCGTTCACCTATGCCACCTACAGCGCGGACAAGAAGTTGGCGCCGGGACAGCTCAATTGGAAAGAAATGAACACGCTGTACCGCTACAAAGAGATCAACGAAGAGACCGAGTTGTTCGGGGTCGTCGCCGATCCGGTGGCCCACAGCTACAGTCCGCTGATTCACAACACCGCGTTTTACGACCAGGGGCTCAATGCACGCTATTTGCCGTTCCGTGTGCCGGCCGACGATCTGCACATTTTTCTTCAGAATGCGCGTAATCTCGGGGTCAGCGGAATTAGCGTCACCATCCCTCACAAGGAGCGGACGCTCGAATACTGCACGCAAGCTGAAGCGAGTGCGAATGGAATCGGAGCGGTCAATACCGTGATTTTCCAGGGCAAAGACAATCTCGGCTACAACACCGATTACCGGGCGGCGATGGATTGCATCGAGCAGGTGCTGACGCTGAGAAAGGATGTCGACAAACCGATGCAGGGGATGTCCGTCATGATTCTGGGCGCCGGCGGGGTGTCGCGAGCCATCGCGTGGGGATTGCGACAACGGGGAGCCGAAATCACGATCGCTTCGCGAACCTTCGAGCGATCCAACCTGTTGGCCACCGAAATCGGCTGCCGTGTGGTCGAATGGGAAGACCGGCATTCACAAAAGGTCAACCTGTTGGTCAATGGAACGCCGATTGGAATGCATCCCGATGTCGATAGCAGTCCCTACAACGCGTCGGCACTGAATCAATTCATGGTCGTCTTTGATACGGTCTACAATCCCGAAAGCACGCTGTTGATCAAGCATGCGAAAAAGCACGGCTGCCGCATCATCACCGGGGTCGATATGTTTGTTCGCCAAGCAGCGTACCAGTACAAATTGTTTACCGGACGTGATGCTCCTTCGCAGTTGATGCGAGATACCATCAAACAGGCGACCAACCCCGTTCAATTAAATTAG